DNA from Chloracidobacterium sp.:
CCGATCGTATTCTTGTAGCAGTAGTCAAGCCTACTGTTCGAGGTTTCCTTTGATATCCACGCCATGATCTTCTTGATATCACCCGGCCTGAATGGGTCCCTGAGATCATTGTCAGCAATAACTTGAAAAGTGTCGGTATTTTTAACTTGATCCGCGAAAGTCCGCTGAGACCCGACGATTTTGGTCACATTTCGGTTGGTGAGATTTATCTCGTATTGGTACGCGTTACTGGCACATGACAGTAAGAGCACATCCGCCCCCCTGCTCAATTCGGTGCAAGTGGTCTCGAGCTTGTCGTTTGGTCTTCCGCCCTGTCGAAATTCCCAGGTTCTGTCGCCGACTTGGCGGAATAGCCCTCTTTCCCCAGACTGCGGACCGAAGGAAACCTCGGTGACTCTAGTACTGTTCGGGTCCACGGGGGCCGTGAGCGGGATGGTTGCCATCTGTTGGGCCCCACCGACTCCGATCCAGACGTTTCTGATCTCGTTTGGCCATCTGGGCTCCACATCAAACCCGATCGCCCGCGAAACCTTACTGCCCGAGAAGAAGTAATTTCTGCCGTTAGAGTATTTGAATGCCGCACTTAGCGGGCCCGATGCCAAAAGACCTGCCGGGACAGCAGATTCGCTGACGAACCTATAGTTCGTCATGACAGCCTGACGGTTACCCTTGTACAAGATGACGGAACCGTTATCATCGAGGGCCGCGTCGATCCCGCTGTGAAAATACGCCGGCAAACCCTGCCAACCGCCGGGAAGCGTAACATTGTCGTATCCGGCGATCGCGGTCTTAGTAGCCGGATTTATAGCCGAGTACGCGTTGCCTTTGAAGAAGAAAATATCATTCGACGCTGGATCCTGTACCGCCGCGTCAATACCTGAGTGAAAAGACGCCGGAAGGCCTCTCCATTCGCCAGGCAGAACCTTCGGGTAACCAGCATCCACATTTGTTCCGGTGAGACGATAATATTGATTCCCCTTAAAAAAGTAGGAAACATTCTCACCGCGGTGAAAGAACGCGGCATCTACTTCTGCGACCTGCACAGCTGGAATACTCTCAGCCCTGACCTTCGGGCTTAATGTCACGAGAGGGCCAAGTAATAACGACAGGCTCATGAGAAATGCGACCATGGTTCGAAATGCGCCGTGATGAGTTCGTTCAGACTTTGACCGTTTCTTCATTGTTTTTCTCCTCTAAGTTAGCTTGCACTAGGTGGCAGTTCCCGTTCCTTGACCTTGACGTCGGGATATCGATGAATTCCGTTCAACCCCGAGATTGGCCGTTACCGATTGCCAACGGCACTTTTCGCAGCGATAGGATCTTTCGAATTTTTGCGTTCGATCGTTACGAATCTGGTGAGGGATTCCGCGTCGATCGCCCCCGGAAATATCTGATCTCCGATTATGTAAGCCGGCGTCCCGTTGATATCGAGAGATCCCGCAAGCCGCTGGTTGCGGGTGATCTGTTCGTTGATTTGTGGATCGGACATGTCCTTTTGTAGTTTGGAATAGTCGATCCCAAGGGTGTTGGAGATACTCTTGATCGTGTCCTCGTCTGTCCTTACAGACGTCATCAGAGCATTGTGAAATTCGACGTATTTTCCCTGCCGCGAGGCGGCGAGGGCAGCCCTTGCAGCCAGCCAAGACTGCGGACCCAGGATAGGAAATTCCTTAAAAACTATTCGAACCAACGGATCTCTTTGGGTAAGAGCCTGAAGTTGAGGAAGTGTCGTTTTGCAGTATCCGCAGTTGTAATCAAAAAAGACTACGATCGACACGTCCCCGGTCGCGTTTCCGCCGATAGGCGAATCGGCGTCGAAAAGTATCTCTTTTCGGAGTTCCTTCATTAGATTTGCCGACCGCTCAGCCCGCTCCCTTGCTTCTTGTGCCTGCAGGGCTTGCATTGCTTCTCTAATGATCGAGGGATTTTTGAGCAGATATTCGCGAATGATACCTTCGATCCTTTCTTTTTCTGACCCTTGTGGTCCGCTCGCTATCGCGGGCGTTACGTCTCGGACAGAGGCTTCGGTCAGTCGAGGCGATTGACCGATAGTAATGCCGTTCAAGCCCATAAGACTTAAGAGCAGCAGTAAAAAGGCGAAAACACTGGTTGAAAAATTTCTCTCGGTTACCATCGTTATTCCATCCTTGTTTGATACTAAAGTAAATCTGAATCCGTCAGAGTTGACGGTAATGCATCTGCGGCGGGGGCAAAGATTCGCGGTCAATTTCAAATAGAGCTGTCCGAGGGAATAGGACAGCCTACTCGATGTCAAAAGACGCGACGTAAGATCTAGCTAGAAATTTCTGGCACGTTAGCATTTATGCTCACATAAAGCAAACGCCCCGCAGCAAAAACGAAAAACCATCGGCACTCGCCGGGGCTTTCTTTGCGCCCACTCGGGCGATTGACAAATGCCTGAATGAGCGTATCGTAGGAAAACTCATCTAGATCAAGGTTGTGAACCTCCCGCTGTTTTGCGGCCCGCATTCGCATTCGATCTCGACGCGGAGATCAGGCCGATCGCCGAACATTCACTTCAGACAGATAAGTACTTTTTCAAGCAGGTGACCCTAATTCGCACGGGGTCTCGTTTAGTCAGATAAGACCAGAATTTGGCTTGGTGGCTGCTT
Protein-coding regions in this window:
- a CDS encoding DsbA family protein, coding for MVTERNFSTSVFAFLLLLLSLMGLNGITIGQSPRLTEASVRDVTPAIASGPQGSEKERIEGIIREYLLKNPSIIREAMQALQAQEARERAERSANLMKELRKEILFDADSPIGGNATGDVSIVVFFDYNCGYCKTTLPQLQALTQRDPLVRIVFKEFPILGPQSWLAARAALAASRQGKYVEFHNALMTSVRTDEDTIKSISNTLGIDYSKLQKDMSDPQINEQITRNQRLAGSLDINGTPAYIIGDQIFPGAIDAESLTRFVTIERKNSKDPIAAKSAVGNR